ggaacAGGCTCCAACTGGCTGCGTTTCGGAGCCAGGAAATCTGGGCTGGagatgggctgcagggggagatCTGCACAGGCTGGGAAATGGATTCAGGCCAGGATCTGGTAGATTCAGCTCATGCAGGGTGAACCGTGACCATCTCCTTTGTGAACTGTGACCACCTCGCTCTCGCTTCCCTCTGTGATTCGCTCTGagggctgtgtgctgctgtccctTCGACACAGACAGACTGGAAGAGAAGCACTGCTGTGAAATCCTAAAGGCAGAGCAAAGTGAAACACGTCCGTGCACAGCGATGTGCAAAAAGGGTGGGTGAGGCTGGTGGTGAGACGGAAGGGTGGGCGATGGCagtggctgccagcagcagggggctGACTGAGATCAATCTTTGGCCAAAGTTATTCTCTGCGAAGGCCCAGGAAGGTTAGTGACATTGTTTATGAGCCTGAAGCACTTTGGTTTTGATTGGAAAAGACAGGGCAATTACAGCACCTGTTTCACGAGATCTCTCCCATGAATTTATAGAGCAGGCATGAATGAAATCACAGCTTGCTGCTCTGCGAGCCTGGGCAGGACATCCACTCTTTGAGGGGAGGGTTCCCCGCAGCTACCAGCTTTTTCAGAAAGGCACTGGGACGCAGCTCGGGGACATCAGGGTGGGCCTCGGAGTATTTCTGCAGCTTAGCCAGAACGCGAGGGAGCCCGACAGTGGACGCATAGAACATGGGGCCGCCCTTGTGCTTTGGCCACCCGTAGCCATTGATATAAATGACATCAAGGTGTTCTGGGCCTGAAGCTATTCCTTCAGCCAGGATGTTAAACCCTTCATtgatgagagaaaacaaacacctctCCAGGATCTCCTCCTGGTCTACAAAGCGGGTCTTGATCTGATGGGTGTCCCTGTACTCAGACAGGAAGCTGTGAAGCCACGGGTCTGGCCTGGCTGTCCTGCCCCCAGCCTTCTCGTACTGGTACCAgccttttccagttttctgcCCAAACCTGCCTTTCTCACACAGAAGGTCGGGCAGCGGGCTGTAGCGACGGCCGTGCCGCTGGCGGGCAGGCGTTCCTGGAGGCAGTGAGGCCccagtgaggccctggccctTTCGAGACCTCCAGCCCACGTCCAGCCCTGCGAGATCGGACATTCGGAAAGGCCCTATCTTAAACCCAAAATCTTCAAGAACCTGATCTACATCCTCTGGTTTGCTTCCTTCCTCTAAAAGGAAAACTGCCTGTTGCACATATGGAAACATCATTCGGTTCCCGACAAAGCCAAAGCAATTCCCTACCACCACTCCAACCTTTTTCATCGCTTTGGCTAGCTGCATGGCAGTGGCAATGGCAGCTGGGGACGTGTGGCGGCCATAGATAATTTCTAATAGCCTCATCACATGAGCAGGGGAGAAGAAGTGTGTGCCAATGACCTGCTGTGGGTGGCTCGTGGCAGAGGCTATTTCATCGATGTTCAGGGCTGATGTGTTTGTGCACAGAAAGGCCCCTGGCTTGCAGATCCCCGATAGCTTTTTGaatatttccttcttcagtGCCATGTTCTCAAACACAGCTTCAATAACTAGGTCTACATCCCACAACCCATCAAAGTCTACAGTGAACTGGAGACGTGCAGGGTTATGGAAATCCAGGCTTTGGGCATCCTGCCCCATTTTCATAGCCTCACGTTCCAAAAGGAGCATCACAGCTTTTCTTCCCGTGTTCAGATACTCCACGTCCTGCTCCAGGGCTACCACGGGTATGTTGGCCTTAACCAGAGAAGTCACAATGCCTCGGCCCATTGTTCCCAGCCCTAGGGATAAAAGGGAGATAGAATCGGAGACTATGAATAGAAAATGTTACAATCAATCACTTGACAGCAACACTTCCTCTGGTATCTCCGGGATAAAAAGCAGAAGCCCAAGCAAGATGAATGGtgcacagagagaagaaaagatctGAAGACTCCAAAAAAGGAAGGTGAAGTCTCTCTTTCAGCGAGCCTAAATGTTTGAAAAGCAAGAGCAGAAAGGCAAGTTGACATCTTCTCAAGATTACAAAATACCAATGGGATTCACTCCACGTGATTCACATATTCTCCCTGTGAAATTTTATACCTATGGAAACCAGAATTGCTTAAGAGTTAGAACCTGGTGAGTGCAGACGAGATCTGAGTTTCTACTTCCACCTTGTTGCCAACTTCTAGCAGCTTCACCCTCAGGATACCAGTGGTTCTCTGGGGCACTCACAGAAGAACATCAGTGCAAGCAAACACACCCCACAGAGATTCAGACACCAGCAAAGCTCAGACAATTggtttctccctcctccttgcAAGTTTCCTCTttgtctccctcttctccctctgctcttcaTTGCATAATCTTCGATGCAAGCACAAATTCAGCTGCAATTTCTGTAAAGACTCTCAGAAACTGAGCTGCTCTTGATTTTGTCTCTGTCTCCTATGTCTCCCATCACCAGTCCAGGCATGGAACTAACGTCTTCTTAATCCAGAATTCATCGTATCCCACCTCCTTTATAATCACTTGGGAACATCAATAgccttttttcttgctgttcacACTTTATACTGGACATCTCTGCCCACCGGGAACAAGCCAACTCATCCAAGACAGGCTATTGCTAACTTTTGAAGGTTACCGAAGATACAGCCTTCCTTGTCCAACTGTGCAGTTAAAACTCTTGTCCAGAATTCCCATTACTGAACACCCATTtgagctgtattttttcctccaagatCCATAAATGTGCTATTACCAGCTCATAATAACACTGGAGGAATAATATTGTGGTGATTACTGGCTtgctcctttccctcctcctgagCCCTTCCGCCAGCTCTGCCCTCTATTACATTAAACGAAGCCGCAGGCTTACACTCTCCTATGATACCCAACCCACGCTACTTACGCTGTTCTCCCCTGATGGAGGCTTTTTGGACTGAGCAAATACAAACTAGTGAGCAAAGGCCAGTGCAATTTTACCAGCTTTAAAagtgcaaagcatttgaatgGGAGGATTATTAATATCCTAAATAAAGCAACAACTAGACAAAGTCCAGGTTTGTCATAATtctgtaaaaatgatttttttaatcccagGTTTACAAATGAAAGTCTgctaaacaaataaac
The DNA window shown above is from Aythya fuligula isolate bAytFul2 chromosome 9, bAytFul2.pri, whole genome shotgun sequence and carries:
- the EHHADH gene encoding peroxisomal bifunctional enzyme, with amino-acid sequence MAQYARGAAAVAVIRLRNPPVNALSLTVLQALEDGLKKADADPSVKAVMICGENGKFSAGADIQGFSSPKRQGIALGPLVSLIERSEKPVVAAIEGIALGGGLEVALGCHYRIAHVQARMGLPEVTIGLLPGAEGTQRLPRLIGVPAALDLITTGRHIPATEALKLGLVDEVVEENTVEAGIRLANKLIGQPLGPRRLSLKPVPKLPNMEVFLSEALMKVKKKAQGCLAPELCFQAVKAATEQPFADGVRRERELFNILLTSGQAQALQYAFFAERAVQKWTTPTGASWKSASPQPIRRAAVIGLGTMGRGIVTSLVKANIPVVALEQDVEYLNTGRKAVMLLLEREAMKMGQDAQSLDFHNPARLQFTVDFDGLWDVDLVIEAVFENMALKKEIFKKLSGICKPGAFLCTNTSALNIDEIASATSHPQQVIGTHFFSPAHVMRLLEIIYGRHTSPAAIATAMQLAKAMKKVGVVVGNCFGFVGNRMMFPYVQQAVFLLEEGSKPEDVDQVLEDFGFKIGPFRMSDLAGLDVGWRSRKGQGLTGASLPPGTPARQRHGRRYSPLPDLLCEKGRFGQKTGKGWYQYEKAGGRTARPDPWLHSFLSEYRDTHQIKTRFVDQEEILERCLFSLINEGFNILAEGIASGPEHLDVIYINGYGWPKHKGGPMFYASTVGLPRVLAKLQKYSEAHPDVPELRPSAFLKKLVAAGNPPLKEWMSCPGSQSSKL